The Amblyomma americanum isolate KBUSLIRL-KWMA chromosome 2, ASM5285725v1, whole genome shotgun sequence genome contains the following window.
GAGAGAGACCAGCGCTGTAATCATGAGGATAAATGATAATGACACCCGCCGATCATAGGAAGCATGCTGTAATCGGAGGGAATGCAGCTTGCCAATGTGCAGCATAAGCTATGTGATAACTCACGGCAGTGGCCTTTTCGAGATTCTTCTCGAGGCCTAAGAGCCAAGAAGGGCTCTTAGGAAAAGGAAATGATCGTGGCACTTACCTTCCCTTTATTTTCTTCTCTGATTGCAGCTGATGCTGTTTACCGGGTAGCCGCTCGGTGAGAGCACTTCTTGTCTTTCGTCTTCTTCTAACCGTCTCCCCCTACTGGAATTTGGGGATGGCCAAACAGCTGAACACGGACGCAGGAAATACTTGAATTTTTCAGACTCAGAAAATTGGAGTTTTGAAGAAAGAAATATCGCACTAATAGTGCCACACcttagtggacacccgaaccacgccttaatagaagggaggaaggtaggggggaaagaaaatcctgagcgagaggtgccgtagtggaggccaccGGAATAATTTGGACAACCTGGCGATCATCAAAGCGACCTGATATCACGAAGCACGCAGGCGACTTTTGCATCTGACCTTCGTCGAAACGCGCCGCTGCGGCCGAGTCCGTACTAGAAAAAACTTGCTCTGTAGCCGAGCCCGCTAACCAATCAGCCATCGTGACGGGTTCCTGTTAAGAGTTGCCTTTCACAGCAATTCTTGAAAATATTTAGAATTCAAGGTTTGAAAAATGACAAGGAGAAAAGGGTGTGGTAATGAACAGCGCTATATTCCGACCGAAAAGCGAATGACGGATCATTTTAAATATCACTTCCGGTTTCTAACATTTCATTCTTAATAGGAAACTTATCCGCTATATGCATAAATGAATAATAGATGAAAACGAATAGCTTGCAGTGGCCGAAGCGCGGCCTATAGTGCACGCGCGGACCCTGTTTGCTTCCATGTGGGCCTCTGCAACACGCGTTCCAAAACGGGTTTTCAGTTAACATTCTCAGACCTGCGGAAAATGATGTGTTCGAACCTGAAGTAAAATCATTTTGAGAGCCACTATTAGCCGGAAAAGGAGGCAATTAAACACAAAATCAACCTAATAATTACAAGCCTAGCAACATCATGACACCATTATGGGGAATAGTGCCATAACAGAATAATACCCACGGAGAATTTGATGCCAAACCATTTTTGAAAACCAAAAATGCCGTTGTCTCAAGGCCTGCACCACAAGAAAATCCCGTGTTTTGTGCCCTCAAAACCGCAGCTGAGTGCTTCAAGCTCGCAGGAACCAAATTGGGCTCTTAGGAGTCTTTCCTGATAGAAAATGACTAGCTTTCTGAAGATAACAGACACAAAATTGCATTCAAGTTTTGCGGTATTATTGAGGTAAATATTGGAGTAAAGGGTGGGTGTAAGAATCACAGAACTATTGATACGGCACAGTTGAGAAGATACCAAGGTTCGAAGCTGCCAGACGTTTCtttcaataacaaaaaaaaaataggaatgaAAATTTTAAACCTTCAATTTTCTTCCCTCGACTAATAATAGACACGCCTTTCGGTTTTACCTCGACTGAATTTTTCTCTCATCAGGAGACCCGGCATAAGCCTTTTAAATTTCATGCCATTGAATCTGTTATTCCGGGTGCGGGAACTTGCATTTTGCTCGTGAaatgttttcttctcttttaaTTATTAGTGTCACTGTGGACGTTTCCGTTGCAGAGCAGTCAGGTGTCTGCTAATCTTTACCTTTTCCCTATTAGAGATTATTCCGAATTATAAATAGCTCAAACATTTATAGTAGTGCACCTAGCGACTTGAATGCATGAGTTTTGAGTTGATTTTTCAGCCCCGATTTAAAGCTTGACCGTTTTTGGAAACAACACAGATGAACCTAGTGAATTACAAGTTGGCAGTACTACAAATGGAGCCGCAGGTGCATTCTTAATCACATTTAACCTGTTTTCAAGGATGCTTATAATCCAGTTGGTTGCATAGTGCTTAGAGGCCACTACCCTGCCAAGCATGTGATATTTCCCGCAGAGATTAATTTATTTGTGAAACGGCGGCGATGTCCTGAGGGATGTTCAGTGGCCTTCTTGGCCACTGCACTTTATTATGGTAAAAAGAAGTGTATGGGCTAAAATGATCCAAGTTCATGGCACAGACTCCCATAAGTGCTCAGGCTTCAAGAAGCGGTAGGTACTGGGGCAATTAAATGAAATCTGAAGAACGGATGGCCTAcgcactccgctgttcgctttCTTTTTATCGGGCTTGTATAATAGTGGCCGCATATAGATGCTGTAGTCATAAACGGCTCTTGTGTACTTTTGTTACCTCCGAGGTACAGCACGCATCTGAAGAAAAACAATGTCCGGAAAAAGGAGCCACCGCGTCGTTCGAATTTCTTCTAATATGCCCTGTACTGCGTGGGTCAAGTTGAGCAGGCCATTGTCTCTGCTTTTCAGGAGTACATTCTACCCGTTAAAACAGCTATGAACCTCCTGAAGTCTCAACCGCGAAAACGATACCTCCCCTAGACATAGCTTAGTCCCCGGGGGTCCGAAATGCCCCAGTTCAGGGCTCAAAAGCAACCCCTTTGGACTTCGATGTTTTGACGTAGTCTGTTCTATATTAATGCTCGGAATCAATACCCTTATACATTTAGACGGCATGAAGGTAAATTGATTTATTCATATAAGAATCGATACACTCTGACCCTGTTAATGTTAAGAATTGAAATTGACGATAAAATTTTCGCTGAAAATGCAAGTCCTGTGTAAGCTCGGAAATTGCACATGCTCTCGTGCTCAGTCGAAGTTGCCCAGACGCAGCTCGAGTGCGGCATCGATGAGGCGCGAAAAGAGAGCGAAGATCTGCTGGTCGTTGCGCAGAAGGAGCACTACCAGGCACGTCACGGCGGCGCTTGACAAGAAGACCAGGCAGCACAGCAGGCAGAAGCCAGCTgtggcagcccgccgccgcgcaTGGGCGTAGTGCCATTCGTCGTCGTGCAGCCCGGCATGCCCTGCGTGTTAGAGGAGGCACTCCAGATTAGAAAAAAGGTTTAGGACTCCACTGAGTGTTTTCCGGTCAGTGGTTGCTCACGAAACGCGACCGCGCAGTTTTCTTCTAGTTTCAGATATCTATGAGCACAAAGCTGACCTTGCTTTTCATGTTTCTCATTATCATTCGAAGCGTTCTTTAATGTCTGCATCTTTCTGGCCGAAGAAAATGGAGTTCGAATTGCAGCCGGCTGTGGGTTTTTCTGTTTCAGGGAGCACACATCTCTTAAGTATGTAGCAACTCATTATCCTCACTAATGACTGCTTGTGTGCATTACATTTCTCGGGCCGAAACTGGATAGTTAAGAGTTAAAACAGATCATAGATAATATGCGATAATACGCAGAAAAAAATGGTTCTCCTCCTAAAGTTTCATAGACAACGTGCTGCCGTAGCAGTAGACGTGTTCTTTACTGCTTGTTCATAATTTTGTTGAAATCGTAGCGCTAGTGCAACGTTTATGTGAAGCCCCGAAGTAGAGTAGACTTGCAATCAGGGAGTAATAAGAGGAAAGCTTTCAGAGACACCTGGTAATTGGCGATCTTAGTTGGTGGTACGGTTTGACCCTCGatccagaaattttttttcaacttttttcAGCTGCACAGCTATCTTTTGTAGGCGTTTGCTTATGCCTGGGTGGATCCTGCTCTGTAATTACTTCATTAATGTACATCCAGCTACACAATATACGCTAAATCGGTGAGATGAGCATATATTGCAAATGCTCGCTCATTGCCAATGCTATCACGATCACTACACAAACCGCAAACTCAGCTAAAGCTGCATAATGTGGCAGATATGTCTTTGAGATGATCTGCCTCCAAGTTCATGTTATTGCCGCCTCTAGACGAGCCCTCCCTGTAGCATCGCTATTGATTTCCGTGTTAGTAGCGCATTCTTTCAATAGATCTGATAATATGCGCATCTTTTGAGCCGAATCTGATATGCATGACCAGCGGGTATCACGGACTGAACATTACCGCCGAAGGCGCCGAGGCTTGCGAGGAAGAGAAATTAAGGAAGAAAACAGCAGGTTATAAAATTTATTGCGCCTCAGAAAGTTTTGTTGAAGTGCAATGAACACTTACAGTTGCGGTAAATCCCGCGAGTGTCATCAATGCCCAAGAGAATTTCGAATTTCCAACCTGCTCAAAATACACAGTATTTCGAACACTTTGAAAAGAAGCTACGCGGCTTTTAAAAGGTTTCTGCGGTAAAAAGGTCATTTCATACTACACACAACCCGCCGTTCGAATAAAAATATAATCTTCAAGCAATGTTTCCGCCTTTGCGTAGCAATACGCCAGTTTAAGCTACAGATGACACAGGTAAGCGCGTTGCACTCGGAATAATATCTTAATGCTGAACAGACCGTCTTACTTAGCACAGTCACTACCAAAGCGCTTGTGCACTTTTGTTCTGGCGTGCATGCAAAAACAGCTCATCTCAATTTCCTGCAAACACAGCGTTGCCATAGATCACTGGTCACTTGTGGTAACAGTAATTACTCAATAGGCAGTCTATAGCAGGGAAAATGTGCTAGTGAACTCGTAATCTCTATTTAgctgtcattttttttacttttgtagaGCTTAAAAGTGAAAAATTCTTTTGCATTTGATTTCACCTACGTGATGCAAAGTACATGAAGGATCAGCTCATTCCCTGTAAGAATAGCCGAAAATTATTTCAATTCCCCGCTGTATTAAATACATTGGCGTGTGATAATGTCATACAGTTACATATTAGGCATAATGTTTTGCCGCTCACCTCGTTCGGCCTGTCTCTCCTCGAGAGGCGATATGCTTCCATGGCGGTCCGCGTCGTCCAAGCTTGTGGTTCCATCACTATCTACCGAGGATGCGGTGTCGCTGGCTTGCATCGCAGACAACACCGCGGACGAATCCACGATTACACCCCCGACTTGGAAGTCACCGCCTTCGTGGACACTCACcatggcttcttcttcttcttcttcttcaccccaggtatatggcttctttctctgcttcttcttcttcaggcAAGTCATCAATATCCGCTGCGCGCTCTTCGTCGTCGCATCTTCCGTCCGGTCGAAATGTAGAAATCGGCATTGCGTTAGTCACATTTTTATTTagtgctgtttattttctttttatcgaTAGACATTAAGCCTCGGATATAAAAATAATACGCACATACAGAGGCAAAGACGGTCAGGCAATCTTATAGCACATATCTTATAGATTAATGTGAACGCAAAATCACAGTCTTCCAAACTACCGCTGAAAATAATAGGCTCCTTTAGAGAAGCTCAGGCCTCTAACTTCTGTCAATTGTAAATGCAAATTTGCCTCCCGCAAAAGAAAGCTTCAGGACATAACCATTATGAACATATTTACAGTGGCACCTTGGGTTTACATAAGGCTCAGATGCCAGAATTCTTGGATTTCTCTAGCCACAGCAGGTGTGGACCTGTCGAGTGTGAACCAACATATCGTGTCCGCGTTGTGCTCAATCTGCTTAATTGTGAGGAAAGAACGTTTGCGAATAAGACATGTATTCTCACTTGAGAACGATGCTTGCAGGTTGTCGCACGTATATTATAAACTTTAAATGTGCAAATTGTTTGAAGAAGCAATACGATGCagcggctcccatagatgccgccaccgtatacgttggttagcggttaagcgcatgcTCTTTTAAACTGACACTGAGGATaaatttaagttggcttgtatcaatagaatatcagctcctgatcacaaaaacaccggtcttactgaaaacaaagctcttataaggtagaaaatagtaagaaccaaaatacaggtatcgccaccacaggccaatctcgcaagtagaagcgtggtgacgccataggacaagagacgccaccttggaggaattttccgtcCTACTTGGtaatcgcgaatctctgaggctgacaaaggtaggttgcgcagatctatattgaagtaagttttgttttaaaaccaatagtgcacttttatcacacaaggtaGGCacgcaaaagacaacctgaatgttcgaagcaaagaaaacggatgcttggcggcgccacaggcggccagaagagtttcgattttttatggcgcttcgcgtctataagctttgcgtgccccgtggttttgtttttgacgcgcttctaTTTATAAGCCCCgtacagcagaggaactccaagtgccgcttcaagtgctagttaacctttgaaggagcctgttaaggcttgtcagatgatcgccacggtcgatgaaaagctatgatggcacgatgatcggtgatcgtacaaggcagcacttgtgtattcgcacgcttgcccggcgaaataTTCCCGGCTGTgacagtcaacttcaaactacttaacggaaatcgtttattagggacgggaggcaaggtacaaggcagttcgaaaaattgctgatggcctagctctgttaggccaggatatacctagcgaaaacgcggagatttctgcatcagaagagagCATTctctagatgcgcctttattggcgGCTGTAATTTGAGCCGCCGTGGCGGatcggtagcgtttccgcctctaacgccggaggccctggttcgattccgaacctcggcaccggactgcTCTTGTTTTATTCACTGAGTGGgcgggggggtttcagtggctttcatggatgccgccgctgaatacgttggttagcgtttAAGAACAGCctttg
Protein-coding sequences here:
- the LOC144119983 gene encoding uncharacterized protein LOC144119983, with product MTCLKKKKQRKKPYTWGEEEEEEEAMVSVHEGGDFQVGGVIVDSSAVLSAMQASDTASSVDSDGTTSLDDADRHGSISPLEERQAERGHAGLHDDEWHYAHARRRAATAGFCLLCCLVFLSSAAVTCLVVLLLRNDQQIFALFSRLIDAALELRLGNFD